In the genome of Planctomycetia bacterium, one region contains:
- the ispG gene encoding flavodoxin-dependent (E)-4-hydroxy-3-methylbut-2-enyl-diphosphate synthase — protein sequence MFARHKTREVMVGDVGIGGDNPIVVQSMTTPDTHHVKEVVDQIRRLEEAGCELVRVTVPKPEDAHALSEIKKQIKIPLICDIHFDYKMALAALDHPIDKIRINPGNIGGLDRYKQVVQKAKDKGIPMRIGVNAGSLEREFAMKYGYPCPPAMVDSALRYIEVAESLGYHDIIVSLKSSDIITVVEAYRLFAKQANYPTHIGVTEAGKPPYAITKSACGIAPLLLDGIGDTIRISLLGDPVPEIQAAFDILQATQRRVRKPELIACPTCGRLEIDLEGIIAQLEKRLEGRKTPIKISVLGCVVNGPGEAKEADLGIAAGKGKGMIFKRGEMLRTVPESEMVDALIEEINKWEIEENSLGKAQGETEGLGRRRKTLPVIRS from the coding sequence ATGTTTGCTAGACATAAAACCCGCGAAGTCATGGTGGGAGATGTTGGCATTGGAGGTGACAACCCCATCGTTGTTCAATCCATGACTACTCCTGACACTCATCATGTGAAGGAAGTAGTAGATCAAATTCGCCGTCTGGAAGAAGCAGGCTGCGAGCTTGTACGGGTTACTGTGCCCAAGCCTGAAGATGCCCATGCATTATCTGAAATCAAGAAACAGATTAAGATTCCACTTATTTGTGATATTCATTTTGATTACAAAATGGCACTTGCAGCCCTCGACCACCCGATTGATAAGATTCGCATCAATCCCGGGAACATCGGGGGCCTGGATCGTTACAAGCAAGTGGTACAGAAAGCCAAGGACAAAGGCATTCCCATGCGAATTGGGGTAAATGCTGGTTCGCTGGAACGCGAATTTGCCATGAAGTATGGCTATCCCTGTCCACCTGCGATGGTGGACAGCGCGCTTCGCTATATCGAAGTAGCAGAAAGTCTTGGCTATCATGACATCATCGTGTCATTGAAATCGAGTGATATTATCACCGTGGTGGAGGCATATCGACTTTTTGCCAAGCAAGCCAACTATCCAACCCATATCGGTGTGACGGAAGCGGGTAAACCTCCATATGCAATCACCAAATCGGCATGCGGCATAGCCCCATTGCTGCTGGATGGAATTGGCGACACCATTCGAATCAGCCTGTTAGGTGACCCAGTACCAGAAATCCAGGCTGCTTTTGACATTCTCCAGGCTACCCAACGCCGTGTGCGCAAACCTGAATTGATTGCCTGCCCCACCTGTGGCCGACTGGAGATCGATCTGGAGGGCATTATTGCACAACTCGAAAAGCGGCTGGAGGGCCGAAAAACTCCGATCAAGATTTCTGTGCTCGGTTGTGTGGTGAATGGGCCAGGCGAAGCCAAGGAAGCTGATCTGGGAATTGCAGCGGGCAAAGGCAAGGGCATGATATTTAAGCGTGGTGAGATGCTGCGAACCGTGCCTGAATCAGAAATGGTTGATGCCTTAATCGAAGAAATCAACAAATGGGAAATAGAAGAAAACTCTCTGGGAAAGGCACAGGGAGAGACGGAAGGTTTAGGACGTCGCAGAAAAACACTGCCTGTCATTCGATCATAA
- a CDS encoding molybdenum cofactor guanylyltransferase yields the protein MNLSDYNNAQKLAELAGVILAGGASSRMGENKALLSWNGDYLLNYLINVIRPYCNPLIVVLGHEAESIIGNEQIQVIHDKTPYPGPLIGLQSAFHEISDAKPVLVTGCDYPFVTPDIIPFLLSRLEQNEAVIFQSMNNPQPMPGLYLSNIKPKLDAVISAQKKSLQAFLDCLQVRVVNDDERQLIDPFDRLLINLNNKDDYEQAKKLQKQLTSKPES from the coding sequence ATGAATCTTTCAGACTACAACAATGCACAAAAACTCGCTGAATTAGCAGGCGTCATCCTCGCTGGTGGAGCCAGCAGTCGCATGGGAGAAAATAAAGCACTTCTATCATGGAATGGCGATTATTTATTGAATTATCTGATAAATGTGATCCGGCCTTATTGTAATCCATTGATAGTGGTTTTGGGCCATGAAGCAGAATCGATAATAGGCAACGAACAGATTCAAGTGATCCACGATAAAACACCGTATCCCGGACCACTCATTGGATTGCAAAGTGCGTTTCACGAGATTTCAGACGCAAAGCCAGTGCTGGTAACAGGCTGTGATTATCCGTTTGTTACTCCAGACATCATTCCGTTTCTCCTCTCACGATTGGAGCAGAATGAAGCCGTTATTTTTCAATCCATGAACAATCCTCAGCCAATGCCCGGCTTGTATCTTTCAAACATTAAGCCCAAACTCGATGCAGTTATCTCGGCTCAGAAGAAAAGTCTTCAAGCTTTCCTGGATTGCCTGCAGGTGCGTGTTGTGAATGATGATGAACGACAGTTGATAGATCCTTTTGATCGACTGCTAATCAATCTGAACAACAAAGATGACTATGAACAAGCCAAGAAGTTACAGAAGCAACTTACTTCGAAGCCTGAATCCTGA
- a CDS encoding serine/threonine protein kinase, whose amino-acid sequence MDRKSDETIVDFMTRQGVFCSDAARTIDMVRRGILTYCDPKRVFGEHGHHRLREYAQQFGFKSANAQPAAAKADTRSKLNEVKDWLARRAEGKQQTVAVAVSETTDNTKIDPPSTHSISLEPPPSTTVPRIAPVPDRTSQVFSRSKFPQIGEQYGKYLLTEEVARGGTAVVFRAMNRSLNSTVAIKVLKMDREEGLNQDQARMLESLRHEAQLLARFNHPNLVRVYDLDEEATFPFLVLEFVDGLSLYDILAHVGRLRVDRAIRIVSCVVEGLSAAYRKMGLVHRDIKPGNILLAREGCVKLADLGLAMTTDTWTSNSSLNSSVLAGTAAYMAPEMCTSGEIDMRSDIYSLGATFYHAIVGEMPFKGKNRMEVMLKHTREMPVPPHQVVSGLHSSASEVILKMMAKNPMERHQDYEELLEDLKRVQTGSASDLQLNMPMGSTS is encoded by the coding sequence ATGGATCGTAAGAGTGACGAAACCATTGTGGACTTTATGACACGTCAGGGTGTATTCTGTAGCGATGCTGCGCGCACTATTGATATGGTTCGCCGGGGAATCCTGACTTATTGCGATCCTAAACGTGTCTTTGGCGAGCATGGGCATCACAGACTGCGAGAGTATGCACAGCAATTCGGTTTTAAATCTGCCAATGCTCAGCCAGCAGCGGCCAAGGCTGATACGCGCAGCAAACTGAATGAAGTCAAAGATTGGCTGGCCCGGCGAGCTGAAGGAAAACAACAAACTGTAGCGGTTGCTGTTTCTGAAACAACTGACAATACCAAAATTGATCCACCATCAACTCACTCAATCTCACTGGAACCACCCCCTTCCACTACGGTGCCTCGTATCGCACCGGTGCCTGATCGAACGTCGCAGGTGTTTTCACGCAGCAAGTTTCCCCAGATAGGCGAACAATATGGAAAATATCTGTTAACGGAGGAGGTGGCGAGAGGTGGTACTGCAGTCGTCTTTCGAGCAATGAATCGTTCGCTTAACAGCACTGTGGCAATAAAAGTGCTGAAAATGGACCGCGAGGAAGGATTAAATCAGGATCAGGCGAGAATGCTGGAAAGCTTGCGCCATGAAGCGCAACTGCTTGCACGATTCAATCACCCGAATCTGGTAAGGGTTTACGACCTTGATGAAGAGGCTACCTTTCCATTTCTAGTTCTTGAATTTGTCGATGGTTTAAGTCTCTACGATATTCTGGCACACGTAGGCAGGTTGCGGGTTGACCGTGCGATACGAATTGTCAGTTGTGTGGTGGAAGGGCTCTCGGCAGCATATCGCAAAATGGGGCTGGTGCATCGTGATATCAAGCCAGGCAACATACTTTTGGCTCGCGAAGGTTGTGTGAAACTGGCTGATCTGGGGTTGGCAATGACTACTGATACCTGGACCAGTAATAGTTCGCTTAATTCCAGCGTGTTGGCAGGCACTGCAGCTTATATGGCACCGGAAATGTGCACCAGTGGCGAAATCGATATGCGTTCGGACATCTATTCACTGGGGGCCACATTCTACCATGCCATCGTGGGAGAAATGCCTTTCAAAGGCAAAAACCGCATGGAAGTGATGCTCAAGCATACTCGCGAGATGCCTGTTCCGCCACATCAAGTTGTGTCGGGTCTCCACAGTTCTGCATCAGAAGTGATTCTGAAAATGATGGCGAAAAACCCTATGGAACGGCATCAGGATTATGAGGAGTTACTTGAAGATCTGAAACGAGTTCAAACTGGCAGCGCTTCTGATTTGCAACTGAATATGCCAATGGGGTCTACATCCTAA
- the nirD gene encoding nitrite reductase small subunit NirD, whose amino-acid sequence MSDFVTVGKVSDIPPGTSKAINVGQKTIAVFHRPGNIWLAVDDYCPHMGASLAEGAVQDDVVECPWHGWQFRLTDGKWVNSPKLSIGCYEVRAQGDEIQVKLN is encoded by the coding sequence ATGTCTGATTTTGTTACCGTTGGAAAAGTGTCAGACATTCCACCTGGCACTTCAAAAGCTATAAACGTCGGACAGAAAACTATTGCAGTATTTCACCGGCCTGGAAACATCTGGTTGGCTGTTGATGATTATTGCCCACACATGGGGGCATCCCTCGCGGAGGGGGCGGTGCAGGATGATGTGGTGGAATGTCCCTGGCACGGCTGGCAATTCAGACTCACCGATGGTAAATGGGTAAATAGCCCAAAACTATCTATTGGATGCTACGAAGTTCGTGCTCAGGGAGATGAAATTCAAGTCAAACTGAATTAG
- a CDS encoding M3 family oligoendopeptidase has product MTTSNSSATGVAWNLADLYSSIDDPQLDRDMTAACEQAKQFEKKYRGTLVEGCKASWLAQALSELQALCEIMDKPLIYAHLVHAAKTDDPKHGALLTRTRDARTQANQYLIFFDLEWVAVADSVAQQLLSDPALATWRHYLEVKRLLKPHYLSEPEEKLFEEKSNTGKAAFVRLFDETVAGLSFELKLEDKTESLTLQQMLTRLYDSRQPVRQAAAEGITQGLKASSKLLTYIYNTLLQDHQVDTRLRHFSSPMESRNLANEITQASVDALMAAAEKHQGMVARYYSLKAKLLGLPKLHDYDRYAPLGENLPTCNWSQARQIVQESYSTFDRSSGDIVEKFFNQNWIDAEPRPGKRGGAFSASTVTSAHPYILMSYTDKLRDVMTLAHELGHGIHQYLSRDVGYLQTDTPLTTAETASVFGEMLTFHRLMTLYPDPKVKLALLCSKIEDSFATVFRQVVLTRFEQSAHVARMQEGELTTERLNSLWMDANRPMHGNAVELTEGYSWWWLYIGHFIHSPFYCYAYAFGELLVLALYEQYRKQGNSFVSQYLQMLSAGGSISPPELVGKLGININAPEFWNQGLQLLSEMVIQAERLSEQVTAMQSGK; this is encoded by the coding sequence ATGACAACTTCGAACAGCAGTGCAACAGGTGTTGCCTGGAATTTAGCCGATCTCTATTCCTCGATCGACGATCCTCAACTCGATAGGGATATGACGGCAGCCTGCGAACAGGCAAAGCAGTTTGAGAAAAAGTATCGAGGCACTTTGGTTGAAGGATGTAAAGCATCCTGGCTCGCTCAAGCGTTGTCAGAATTGCAGGCACTGTGTGAAATCATGGACAAGCCTTTGATCTATGCACACTTGGTTCACGCGGCCAAGACTGACGATCCCAAACATGGTGCCTTGCTGACTAGGACACGTGATGCACGAACGCAGGCAAATCAATACCTGATATTCTTTGATCTGGAATGGGTGGCTGTAGCAGATTCTGTTGCTCAACAGTTATTATCCGATCCTGCACTGGCTACCTGGAGGCATTATCTTGAAGTCAAACGCCTATTGAAGCCACATTATCTTTCAGAGCCTGAGGAGAAACTGTTCGAGGAGAAAAGTAACACCGGAAAAGCTGCATTTGTCAGGCTCTTTGATGAGACTGTTGCCGGCCTGTCATTTGAGTTGAAACTCGAAGACAAGACAGAATCGCTCACATTGCAGCAGATGCTGACGAGACTCTATGATTCTCGTCAACCAGTGCGACAGGCTGCTGCTGAAGGTATTACCCAGGGGCTTAAGGCCAGCAGCAAGCTTTTGACTTACATTTACAACACTTTGCTGCAGGATCATCAAGTTGATACGAGGTTGAGACACTTTAGCAGTCCCATGGAGTCCCGCAACCTGGCCAATGAAATTACCCAGGCAAGTGTTGATGCCTTGATGGCTGCTGCTGAAAAACACCAGGGAATGGTTGCCCGTTACTACAGCTTGAAAGCCAAACTACTCGGACTGCCCAAGTTGCATGATTATGACCGTTATGCACCCTTGGGGGAGAATTTGCCTACGTGCAACTGGTCGCAGGCACGGCAGATTGTCCAGGAAAGCTACAGTACTTTTGATCGATCCAGTGGTGATATCGTTGAGAAGTTTTTTAACCAGAATTGGATTGATGCAGAGCCACGTCCAGGCAAACGGGGTGGAGCCTTCAGCGCATCAACTGTGACGAGTGCTCACCCTTATATTCTGATGAGTTATACCGATAAGCTGCGTGATGTCATGACTTTGGCTCATGAACTGGGGCATGGCATTCATCAATACCTTTCAAGAGACGTCGGTTATCTTCAGACTGATACTCCGTTGACTACTGCAGAAACAGCCAGTGTGTTTGGCGAAATGCTGACTTTCCATCGGCTGATGACTCTTTACCCTGATCCAAAGGTGAAACTGGCACTATTGTGCAGCAAAATCGAAGATTCTTTCGCCACGGTTTTTCGCCAAGTAGTATTAACCCGTTTTGAGCAATCAGCCCATGTTGCACGTATGCAGGAAGGGGAACTGACTACCGAGAGATTGAACTCACTCTGGATGGATGCCAATCGACCAATGCATGGCAACGCCGTGGAATTGACAGAAGGTTACTCCTGGTGGTGGCTTTACATTGGCCACTTCATACATAGCCCGTTCTATTGTTATGCTTATGCCTTTGGTGAACTGCTGGTATTAGCGCTCTATGAGCAATACCGCAAGCAGGGTAACAGTTTTGTATCCCAATATTTACAGATGCTCTCCGCAGGTGGTTCCATCAGCCCACCTGAACTCGTTGGTAAGTTAGGCATCAATATCAATGCACCGGAATTCTGGAACCAGGGTCTCCAGTTGTTATCCGAAATGGTAATTCAAGCAGAACGGCTCAGTGAACAAGTGACAGCAATGCAGTCAGGAAAATAA
- a CDS encoding phosphopantothenoylcysteine decarboxylase: MAKILLGVTGSVAAIKTPDLVEALLQQGHHVKVIATAHSLYFFDRSSLPENCLYTDKDEWPRQNTGKTWQRCDEVLHIDLRRWAELLVIAPLDANTLAKLANGICDNCLTCVWRAWDLGRPLLLAPAMNTLMWEHPHTVRHLVHLAQLFGITIEPSLEADQLADLLGKQTVSPLRLVGPISKKLACGDTGQGAMAELPDILNSIQGILTAPS, encoded by the coding sequence ATGGCAAAGATTCTGCTTGGCGTAACTGGTTCCGTGGCAGCGATCAAGACTCCCGATTTGGTGGAGGCGTTGCTTCAACAGGGACACCATGTCAAAGTTATTGCCACAGCGCACTCCCTCTATTTTTTTGATCGTTCCAGTCTGCCTGAAAACTGTTTGTACACCGATAAGGATGAATGGCCTCGACAAAACACTGGTAAAACCTGGCAACGATGTGACGAAGTCTTGCATATTGATCTGCGTCGCTGGGCTGAGTTACTGGTCATTGCTCCTCTTGATGCCAATACCTTGGCAAAGCTGGCAAATGGTATATGCGATAATTGCCTGACTTGTGTTTGGCGTGCCTGGGATTTGGGCCGTCCTCTCTTACTGGCACCTGCGATGAATACTCTGATGTGGGAACACCCACACACGGTCAGACACCTCGTACATCTCGCACAATTGTTTGGGATAACGATTGAGCCTTCGCTGGAAGCTGACCAGCTTGCTGACTTACTCGGAAAGCAGACAGTCAGTCCCTTACGTCTGGTCGGGCCAATATCCAAGAAGCTGGCATGTGGCGATACTGGGCAGGGGGCCATGGCGGAACTGCCCGATATTCTCAATAGTATCCAAGGCATTCTTACTGCACCATCATGA
- a CDS encoding excinuclease ABC subunit UvrC — MDNELESKQPLTPSEKVRTFPTQPGVYLMKDAQARVIYVGKAKNLRNRAGSYFHKQAQFDSRIAGLISEIADIDFICVDSEVDALLLEARLIKDIRPRFNSDLKDDKTYPYLQIRVREDFPRVEFTRKPRRGAKLYGPFTSARSLRAAIQVLQRIFQFRTCKLDINEGDEQWRWFRPCLLYNIRQCNAPCNMRVSKEQYREQIRRLQMVLDGKKDGLIQELQETMKRAAVELDFERAGKLRDQIQALGNLKLRGEVDKDVQPEVFVLDPKRGVRGLQKILKLEALPRVIEGIDIAHFQGSETVASLVQFVDGVPFKPGYRRFRIQSVNGVDDFASIREVVTRRYRRLQTDEELFPDVIMIDGGKGQLHAAHDALRHLRITQPCLISLAKREEEIYQLGQSESLKLSRNAAALRLLQYIRDEAHRFAQQYHKLLRHKKLSDGYDEIVEQS, encoded by the coding sequence ATGGACAATGAATTGGAATCAAAGCAGCCCCTGACTCCCTCTGAAAAGGTGAGAACCTTTCCCACGCAACCTGGCGTTTACCTGATGAAAGACGCTCAGGCCAGGGTTATTTATGTTGGTAAAGCAAAGAACCTTCGCAATCGTGCTGGTTCCTATTTTCATAAGCAAGCTCAATTCGATAGCCGTATCGCTGGGCTGATTTCGGAAATTGCCGACATCGATTTTATTTGTGTGGATTCTGAAGTCGATGCACTATTACTGGAAGCTCGGCTAATCAAGGATATTCGCCCGCGGTTTAACAGTGATCTGAAAGACGACAAAACTTATCCTTATCTGCAGATTCGTGTACGTGAAGATTTTCCACGGGTTGAGTTTACTCGCAAGCCCAGGCGGGGTGCGAAGCTGTATGGGCCATTTACTAGTGCGCGCAGTCTTCGTGCAGCCATCCAGGTTCTGCAGCGCATATTTCAGTTTCGAACCTGTAAGCTGGATATCAACGAAGGCGATGAGCAATGGCGCTGGTTTCGGCCATGCTTGCTTTACAACATCAGGCAATGTAACGCACCCTGCAATATGCGCGTCAGCAAGGAGCAGTATCGCGAGCAGATTCGCAGGTTGCAGATGGTGCTCGATGGTAAGAAGGATGGCTTAATCCAGGAGTTGCAGGAAACAATGAAGCGGGCTGCTGTTGAACTCGATTTTGAGAGAGCCGGGAAACTGCGTGATCAGATACAGGCGCTGGGCAATCTCAAGTTACGTGGTGAAGTAGATAAAGATGTTCAGCCTGAAGTTTTTGTCCTCGATCCCAAACGTGGTGTAAGAGGATTGCAGAAGATTCTCAAGCTCGAGGCATTGCCACGGGTCATTGAAGGCATTGATATTGCTCATTTCCAAGGTTCAGAAACGGTTGCATCGTTGGTGCAGTTTGTGGATGGCGTGCCATTCAAGCCAGGATATCGACGGTTTCGTATTCAAAGTGTTAATGGTGTGGATGACTTTGCGTCCATCCGCGAAGTCGTGACTCGCCGGTATCGACGATTGCAGACCGATGAAGAACTTTTCCCTGATGTGATCATGATAGACGGTGGAAAGGGGCAATTGCATGCGGCTCATGACGCCCTCCGTCATCTCCGTATTACCCAGCCTTGTTTGATTTCGCTTGCTAAACGTGAAGAAGAAATCTATCAATTGGGACAATCAGAATCACTGAAACTGAGCAGGAATGCAGCAGCATTGCGTTTATTGCAGTATATTCGGGATGAAGCCCACCGCTTTGCCCAGCAATATCACAAGCTGCTCCGGCACAAAAAGCTGTCAGATGGATATGATGAAATAGTTGAACAATCATGA
- a CDS encoding DUF1080 domain-containing protein, with protein MPGILISLLTLMTPVQENSEWVSLFNGKNYSGLTFYISAGPERTFDVKDGCLWIKAPLAGYTYTRKKYSNFELEYEWKYERPEDLTDDSKFAGNTGVLLHISRIMKNWPKAVEIEGKYLEEGKLLFHSKAQGTFTDHEVARKAAVKPVGQWNQMQVLSKDGNILVRFNGKLVAEGTTDLKEGNIGFQAQGSDVFYRNIRIRELK; from the coding sequence ATGCCTGGGATACTCATTAGCTTGTTAACTTTGATGACTCCTGTTCAGGAGAACAGTGAGTGGGTCAGCCTGTTTAATGGCAAGAATTATTCAGGTTTGACGTTTTACATCTCAGCAGGTCCGGAACGAACTTTTGATGTGAAAGATGGTTGTCTCTGGATCAAGGCGCCACTTGCTGGATACACCTATACTCGGAAAAAGTATTCCAATTTTGAGTTGGAGTACGAGTGGAAATATGAACGACCTGAAGATTTGACAGACGATTCCAAATTCGCAGGCAACACGGGAGTGTTACTTCATATCTCTAGGATCATGAAAAACTGGCCCAAGGCTGTTGAAATCGAAGGAAAGTATCTTGAGGAAGGCAAACTGTTATTTCACAGCAAGGCACAAGGCACATTTACCGATCATGAAGTAGCCCGCAAAGCCGCTGTTAAACCTGTCGGGCAATGGAATCAGATGCAGGTGCTCTCCAAGGATGGAAATATCCTGGTTAGGTTCAACGGCAAGCTTGTTGCAGAAGGCACCACCGATCTGAAAGAGGGCAATATTGGCTTTCAGGCACAAGGCTCCGATGTCTTTTATCGCAACATTCGCATTCGTGAATTGAAATGA
- the ubiE gene encoding bifunctional demethylmenaquinone methyltransferase/2-methoxy-6-polyprenyl-1,4-benzoquinol methylase UbiE — protein MSTTTESPPPSATALDKSNVRIRKMFGSIAPYYDLLNHLLSLNIDKSWRAKTVKLVAPVADHGPILDVCTGSGDLALGYQKVAQGKIDVVGADFCGPLLDRACRKAKDPNKKWNKPVRFLQADAQRLPFPSNQFQIVSVAFGLRNVADTNRGLSEMIRVCKPGGRVVILEFSKPRVKVIDKLYLWYFRSVLPRVGQWFSKSPDAAYNYLPASVLSFPDYEELCQRMQSLGLCEVSYHPLTFGVATIYIGKKSG, from the coding sequence ATGTCTACGACAACAGAATCACCACCTCCGTCTGCAACGGCACTGGACAAAAGTAATGTCCGAATTCGCAAGATGTTTGGCTCTATCGCGCCATACTACGATCTGCTCAATCATCTCTTAAGCTTGAACATTGATAAAAGCTGGCGCGCTAAGACGGTCAAGCTGGTGGCCCCTGTTGCAGATCATGGGCCGATTCTTGACGTTTGCACAGGATCGGGAGACTTGGCCCTCGGATATCAGAAAGTTGCTCAAGGTAAAATCGATGTTGTGGGTGCTGACTTTTGCGGTCCGCTTCTGGATAGAGCATGCAGAAAAGCTAAAGATCCCAATAAGAAATGGAACAAACCGGTTCGCTTTCTTCAGGCCGATGCCCAGCGATTGCCATTTCCCAGCAATCAATTCCAAATTGTCAGTGTAGCCTTTGGACTGCGAAATGTTGCCGATACGAACCGTGGCTTATCGGAAATGATTCGAGTCTGCAAGCCTGGTGGCCGTGTAGTTATCCTGGAATTCTCCAAACCTCGTGTCAAAGTGATTGACAAACTCTATCTGTGGTATTTTCGTTCTGTGCTGCCTCGTGTTGGACAATGGTTTTCAAAAAGTCCCGATGCAGCGTACAACTATCTACCTGCAAGTGTACTTTCATTTCCAGACTACGAAGAATTATGCCAGCGAATGCAGTCGTTGGGACTGTGCGAGGTATCTTATCATCCATTGACCTTTGGTGTAGCGACTATCTACATTGGGAAAAAATCAGGCTAA
- the corA gene encoding magnesium/cobalt transporter CorA, with product MKLQILCRSAGSAQPSIITEAALIEALSNNDSTLWIDIVFGTEDVAATTTFLNRYFTFHPLALEDALLETHLARVDDWQKYLYIAFHVMMYRNHAVHQQELDIFLGANYLVTIHSEEIETLQKLWDQLQKNSDQRQMQTPDRLLYHLFDKLTNTSMQTADCLDDALDEIEQQIFSRPQRGQLGELFRLRRVVLQMRRMFGNQREAMNRLARDIFGVIHPENRVYFRDIYDHLVRMHELSDGLRDMASSALESHISVTSYRMNEVMKTLTVVTVLFMPLTFLTGYFGMNFFGDQFNIDNPWSHYFWFIVCMLLMVITPIAMLYWMKRRGWLNSSLQPERQDLHSDHKT from the coding sequence ATGAAGCTTCAGATTCTTTGTCGTTCTGCTGGCAGCGCGCAGCCATCCATCATCACTGAAGCTGCATTGATAGAAGCACTGTCGAATAATGACAGCACACTCTGGATTGACATCGTGTTTGGTACAGAAGATGTTGCAGCAACTACAACGTTCCTGAATCGATACTTCACGTTTCACCCACTGGCTCTTGAAGACGCGTTGCTGGAAACCCACTTGGCACGTGTGGATGATTGGCAGAAGTATCTTTACATCGCTTTCCACGTCATGATGTATCGAAATCATGCTGTACATCAGCAGGAATTGGACATCTTTCTTGGCGCCAACTACCTGGTCACCATACATTCGGAAGAAATCGAAACGTTACAAAAGTTGTGGGATCAGCTACAGAAAAATTCTGATCAAAGGCAGATGCAAACACCAGACAGGCTGCTCTATCATCTCTTTGACAAGCTAACCAACACGTCCATGCAGACCGCCGACTGTCTGGACGATGCTTTGGATGAGATCGAACAACAGATTTTCAGTCGTCCTCAGCGTGGACAGTTGGGTGAACTGTTTCGCTTGAGAAGAGTGGTTTTGCAGATGCGGCGTATGTTTGGCAATCAGCGAGAAGCCATGAATCGCCTGGCACGCGATATATTTGGTGTTATTCATCCTGAAAATCGTGTGTACTTTCGCGATATCTACGATCATCTCGTCCGTATGCATGAACTATCTGATGGTTTGCGCGACATGGCCAGCAGCGCCCTCGAAAGTCACATTTCCGTTACCAGCTATCGCATGAATGAGGTGATGAAGACACTTACGGTGGTAACGGTACTCTTTATGCCGTTAACATTTCTGACAGGCTACTTTGGGATGAATTTCTTTGGCGATCAGTTCAATATCGATAATCCCTGGTCGCATTATTTCTGGTTCATCGTCTGCATGCTGCTGATGGTAATAACCCCAATCGCCATGCTCTATTGGATGAAGCGTCGAGGCTGGTTGAATTCTTCGCTGCAGCCTGAGCGGCAAGATCTCCATTCAGATCACAAAACATAG